In Nitrospira sp., the following are encoded in one genomic region:
- a CDS encoding DUF3047 domain-containing protein, with protein MTPRNYFLIVSIALFPLVEANLGDPTRLQADSPARVEIGTFSSATPDGPWPNGWKPLTFPKIPQHTTYRLVKDGDRVAVKAASQASSSGLTKEILIDPKEYPIIQWQWKVSNVLKGGDVAKKEGDDYPARIYVTFQYDSQKVGLFGKAKYEAAKLIYGQYPPLGAINYIWESRAPVGTAVPNPYTDQVQMIVVDSGSTKLNTWVTEERNVYEDYKRAFGQDPPMISGVAIMTDTDNTGESAEAYYGDIAFKKRLE; from the coding sequence ATGACACCACGCAATTATTTCTTGATCGTCAGCATTGCGCTTTTTCCCCTCGTCGAAGCCAACCTCGGCGACCCGACCCGGCTGCAAGCTGACTCCCCAGCAAGAGTAGAGATCGGCACGTTTTCTTCGGCAACCCCTGACGGCCCTTGGCCCAACGGCTGGAAGCCGCTCACATTTCCGAAGATTCCTCAGCACACGACGTACCGTCTCGTGAAAGACGGCGACCGCGTCGCCGTCAAAGCAGCCAGTCAGGCCTCCTCTTCGGGACTGACGAAAGAAATCCTGATCGATCCGAAGGAATATCCGATCATTCAATGGCAGTGGAAGGTGTCGAATGTCTTGAAAGGCGGCGATGTGGCCAAGAAAGAAGGGGATGATTATCCCGCCCGCATCTATGTCACCTTTCAATACGACAGTCAGAAGGTCGGCCTCTTCGGCAAGGCGAAGTATGAAGCGGCTAAGCTGATCTATGGCCAATATCCGCCGCTGGGCGCCATCAACTATATCTGGGAAAGCCGTGCGCCGGTGGGGACCGCGGTACCGAACCCCTACACGGATCAGGTGCAGATGATCGTGGTCGACAGCGGCTCGACCAAGCTCAATACCTGGGTTACCGAAGAACGCAATGTCTATGAAGACTATAAGCGGGCATTCGGCCAAGACCCGCCGATGATTTCCGGCGTGGCGATTATGACGGATACCGACAACACGGGGGAGTCAGCCGAGGCCTATTACGGAGATATTGCGTTCAAGAAGAGGTTGGAGTAG
- a CDS encoding mercuric reductase, whose amino-acid sequence MSAPEKTVPSNVMLPDDEHNQRLINYVHPPNWVNPTPTGQYNLVVIGGGTAGLVTAAIAAGLGAKVALIERHLMGGDCLNVGCVPSKALIRASRAWADIRRGEEFGLHVSGAAKEDFSAVMTRMRALRAQLSRTDSAQRFTGLGVDVYLGQAHFTDARTVQVGNATLEFAKAAICTGARASAPPIPGLQEAGYLTNETIFSLTEHPARLAIIGAGPIGCELAQAFARFGSQVYLIEAMHGIMPNEDRDAAEIVEQVMIREGVTLYCCGKELTIQKTEAGKRLMGGSHGQAYDITVDEILVGAGRTPNVDGLGLEAAGVEYDKTGVTVTDQLRTTNPNIYAAGDICSRYKFTHAADAMAQVVIQNALFPHPFGLGTAQVSSLVIPWATYTDPEIAHVGLYEAEAKDKGYKVETFTHRLDEVDRAVLDGEAEGFAKVHVEAGTDRILGATIVAAHAGDLINEFTLAMKARLGLKTLASTIHPYPTQGEVVKKVANARRKTTFTARQKSILSKWYAWTRK is encoded by the coding sequence ATGAGCGCGCCTGAAAAGACTGTTCCTTCCAATGTGATGCTACCAGACGATGAACATAATCAACGATTGATCAACTACGTCCATCCGCCTAATTGGGTGAACCCGACTCCGACCGGTCAATATAACCTGGTGGTTATTGGAGGCGGAACGGCCGGACTCGTGACGGCGGCTATCGCGGCCGGCCTAGGCGCAAAAGTCGCGCTGATCGAACGGCACCTCATGGGCGGCGACTGCTTGAACGTCGGCTGTGTGCCCTCCAAAGCGTTGATCCGGGCCTCGCGCGCCTGGGCCGATATTCGTCGAGGCGAGGAGTTCGGCCTCCACGTCTCCGGTGCGGCGAAAGAGGATTTTTCCGCCGTCATGACGCGCATGAGGGCACTGCGCGCCCAACTCAGCCGGACGGATTCGGCTCAGCGGTTTACCGGTTTGGGCGTCGATGTGTACTTGGGACAGGCGCACTTCACCGATGCACGAACGGTTCAGGTCGGCAATGCGACGCTGGAGTTTGCAAAGGCCGCCATCTGCACCGGCGCACGAGCCTCCGCACCACCTATCCCAGGGTTACAGGAGGCGGGCTATCTGACCAACGAAACGATCTTCTCGTTAACCGAACATCCGGCGAGGCTGGCGATCATTGGAGCAGGGCCCATCGGCTGTGAGCTGGCACAAGCATTCGCCCGGTTTGGCAGTCAGGTGTACCTCATTGAGGCTATGCACGGGATCATGCCAAACGAAGACCGCGATGCGGCAGAGATTGTCGAGCAGGTCATGATTCGCGAGGGTGTGACCCTGTACTGCTGCGGCAAGGAGTTGACCATCCAGAAGACGGAGGCCGGCAAGCGGCTGATGGGTGGATCGCATGGTCAGGCGTACGATATCACGGTCGACGAAATTCTCGTGGGTGCCGGTCGTACGCCGAACGTGGACGGTCTTGGATTGGAGGCCGCCGGCGTCGAATATGACAAGACGGGCGTCACGGTCACCGACCAACTCCGCACGACCAATCCGAATATCTATGCGGCCGGCGATATATGTTCACGCTATAAGTTCACGCATGCGGCGGACGCCATGGCTCAGGTCGTGATTCAGAACGCCCTCTTTCCCCATCCCTTCGGACTCGGGACCGCACAGGTCAGTTCGCTGGTCATTCCCTGGGCGACGTACACCGATCCGGAGATCGCCCATGTGGGTCTGTACGAAGCCGAGGCGAAGGACAAGGGGTACAAGGTGGAGACGTTCACGCATCGCTTGGACGAGGTGGATCGGGCCGTGCTCGACGGTGAAGCTGAAGGTTTTGCGAAGGTCCATGTCGAGGCGGGGACGGATCGCATTCTGGGGGCCACGATCGTCGCTGCCCATGCCGGCGATCTGATCAATGAGTTCACCCTCGCGATGAAAGCCAGACTGGGCTTGAAGACCCTGGCGTCGACAATCCATCCGTATCCCACGCAAGGAGAAGTCGTGAAGAAAGTGGCCAACGCCCGGCGCAAGACCACCTTCACCGCACGGCAGAAGAGCATCCTGAGCAAGTGGTATGCATGGACGAGGAAATAA